In Tenacibaculum sp. 190524A02b, the genomic stretch TATAAAACAGGTATTATCACTTTCGTCTAAAAAAGCACATGGGGCTGTTTTTAGTACATGATAATCATCTTCATCAATACGTAAGTATTGCGCTACAAAATCAGCTACCTTCATTTTTAAATGTTTAGCTATACGCTCAATATCTTTATAAGTAAACATTGGACTAGTAGTTTTACAGCAATTACCACAAGTTAAGCAATCTGTACGTTCAAACTCTTCTTCATGTATTTCTTGCATTAATAAATCCAAACGCTTTGGCGTTCTTTTTTTTAACTTTTGAAAATACTTTTTGTTTTCTTGTAAAGCTTCCTTTGCTAATTTGGGAAGGTTCTGTAAATCTTTATCCATGCTGCAAAAGTACTATAATTACCATGATTATAATTATTTTCTGAATTTTGATTTTTCTATTTAATTATATAAATGCTGTTTTTTAACAATATTGATTCTAAATTATTTAACTCTTTTTTTTAACAAAACTTTATTTAATTATAATTTTTTAAATTTAACAGCGTTTTGAATGCGTAAATTTAATTTAAACCTTATCCCTTATGAGAAAATTATTCCTATTAGCAACATTATTAATTTCATTCGCTTCTTACTCACAAATAGAATTCATAGAAACTACAAGAACAGAAGTAGTTAGCCATGTAGAGTTTGTTTATTTAGAGAAAGTTGGAGAAGATTCATACAATTTTTACTACAAAAACATTAATGACCCTATAAACGAGTACGTACATTTTACTTTTAAAAATTTGAATAATGATTTTGATGCTTTACATCAAATTTTCTTAAGAGGTTTTGAGGAAAAACCAAGAGAAGCTTATAAAATCAAAGCCAATGGTGATGTAGTTTGGTTAAAGTATGAAAGACAAAGTGATGGAGAAATAAAAGTACAAATTAAACAATATGTTAGTAGAGATCCTGACGTAGTAACGCTTTCTAAGTTTATTAGCCTAGATGAAATTAACAAGTTATTCAATAAATAAAACTTGTTTTCATAAATTAGCAAAGCCTTTTAATATGCATATTAAAAGGCTTTTTTTATAATTGCTTTTATGAAAAACACTAAAAATATTACTTTTTTATCCTATTTTTTTAAAACTTTATGGTGTGTAACTGTATTGCTAACTATCTATCTTTTTGGTTGGATTACTTTATTATTTTTTTCTATTAATAGTTTAATTTCTAAAAATTATACTTTTTGGAATTTTATTCTCCCTAATATTACTACCATAGTATTAGTCTTTTTTTACAGTAAAGAACTTCTTTTAGGAAACCAACAATCATCAAAGTCTAAAAACTACAGGTCTCTTTTATTATACTTTGTTATTATTTCATTACTTATCTATATACAGTTTCCCTTAGCTCTAGAATTATTAAACCTTTTTAACTCTAGTTACTACGATTGGGTAATAATTCTCCCATTAATAATTATACTTACCCGCTATTTTGGCATACTTTTAAATAGAATTCAACAGCTTTACTAGTACTCTTTTATTTTTTTATAAATAACTATCTTACTCAACAAACTGGTATTGTTACAAAATAAACTGATAAGTACAACGTTAAGCAGGTATTCGTTTCCCCTTAAATGAACTATAACATGTTATCAAAAAAGCGTATTTTCTTTGCTTTAACCTCTATGCTTTGCTTAGCTGTTAATGCCCAAGAAACACAAAAAGCTCAAGTATGTTTATCTCCGGACAAAGCTTATGTTCGTAGTTTAGCTTTTGAAAAAAAAACAACTAACAAAAACAAGGCAAATGCATTACCTCCTACCAACACTAGGGCTTATACACAAAGTATCCATAATGCTATAGCTAGATGGGATACAGGATCTTATTATCGCTTTTCAATAGGAACCGCCGCTGGCCTTAATGATATTAGTAGAGGAAATTTACTTAGAAACAGTGACAAACACACTCGTGGTCATAGTTATGAAGAGTTAAGAAAAACAGCTTTAGCACAAGGAAATACTTTTAGTATTGGAGATACTTTTTATTTTTCTTTATATGAAACTAGCAGCGACACTACTCCATCATGGGTCTCTCCTGCTTTAAAATTTGAAGTAGAAACTTTAGGAGCTGCTACCAACAACTTAACTGTTAATATTGAAACTAACTATGGTGTAAATGGATTAGGGGGATTTACTACAGCTCAACGAGATAAAATGAAAGCCTTTTATGATTTAGTAAATCCAATTGTAAAAGAAGTATACGGACCACCAGCGAGAAATCATGAAGTACAAATTTTAAATGATGGAAATGCAGTAGGTACTAATACTTTTTACAATGGCCCTAACCAAATTAGTACAACTTATAAACTAAATAGAGACGGTGACTTAGACCAACCAAGATTAATGATCCATGAGTTAGTACACGCTTATAGAGATAATGTTGTATTAAGTAGTAATGAAGAATGGCATTATTTACCTGTACTAAGTGGATTTGAAGAAGGAATGGCAGAAGCTGTTGCTTTAATTGTAATGAATCTTTTCATAGATCGATACCCAAACTTTTTTAGCGGTGATGAATTCAAGGTATATTGGGGTCATTCTAGAGGTATGCCTTTTGATTGGGATTATGATTTTCAAAATCATGAGCAACTAACTACAACTGACTTTTTTTCAAGTGATATTGGAACAGGCGCTCATTGGGAACGCTATGGTACTTCACAAGCTGCTATGCAAAAAATGTATATTGAAGATAAAGAAGTCTTCAAAAAGTTTAACGCAGAATACTACAGAAGATTAACAACTAGTCCTAACTTAATTCCAAATAGAGATTTTATTATAAGTATTTTTAAGAAAATTTTACCCGAAGTAGAACGCACTCCCGTTGAAAAATGGATCAATGAACAAAGAATATTAGATTGTAAGGTTACTCCTGGAAATAAAGTACATATGCTTACTTTCCATTCTGTTTCACCACCTAGAATGCACGCTTTAGACAATCGTTTACACGTAATTCAAACTCAAAACTTACCATGGGGTAATGAGTGGTCTTGGGATGAAGACGACCCAACTAATCCTGACAATTCAAAAAGATGGTATATACAAACAAATAATTTAGATGGTAATCTTAGCATTTACAATTATGATAATACAATAAATCAATCAGTAGCTATTAAAAACGATAAAAGAAGTCGTTCTAAAGGAGTAGCTCCTTATTTAGGCCCTTACCAGGGACCAAATCTTTTAAGGTATAATGGAACTTTTACTGGAAATGATGGTAAAAATGATTGTACACAACCAGGTTGTGGTAAACGTCCAGAGGCCATAGAAAACCATAATTTTGTTTCAGCTTCTACTGATGATAGAAATCACTCAGATTTACCTAACAACCTTCCAGACCCTAATTCTCAAATTGTAAGCGGCTTAACTGACTTAGGACTATATAAATATGACATTAGTTTTGAAGGAGGTAAATACAAAGGAACCTATTACCGTTTACATGGTCAAGATTTAGTACAAAAAGAAGGTATTATTGGAGGTATTAAATCTAAAAATGACTCACAACTAATAAAAGGAAAACTAATTATTGAACATGAAAATTACGGAGAAGAACCAGAAGTAGCCATTAATAATGGAGCCTTTATCAGTGAACGTTCATGGACTTCTATTTTAGAAACTTCTCCTACTAGACAAGGAGGAAGAAGCGATAGAAGATACTCTACTCCAGGAAAAGTTCATGCCATATATATTAGTGAAGACTGTACGGAGCAAAAAATAGATTTTAGAAATATAACCTATGGAGATGGACTTACTGGTAGTCAATTATTTCTATTTACAGTAGAAAACTTTGAAGATATTGTGTTTACTCCTTCAGATGATGTTTCTATTTGTAAAGACGAATCTTTTACATTAAATGTAACTAATAACTTTCCTGATATTTTAGATAATGATTCAAGAATTACATATAAATGGTTAGACCCTGATAAAAATGAAATAGCTACAACTAAACAACATGAAGTAACAAATGCTCAAAAAGAACAAGAAGGTACGTATACTCTTGAAATTAAATTTTTTGGATGTACACTAACTTATGAGGTCAAAGTTTTGATTAATGCTGAAACCTTTACGGTTAAAACTCCTGAAAACCTAAGCATTTGCGAAAGTGAAACCATAGAATTAGAAGCTAATGAAATAGAGGACGCTACCTATACATGGATCGGTCCAAATGGTTACACTGCTAATACAAGACAAATCTCTATTCCCAATACTACTGTTACTATGTCTGGAGATTATATTGTTACTGTGTCTGCTAAAAACTGTCAAGGTAATAATGTTACAGGGACTAGTACTACAAAAGTAACTATCTCTCCTAGTTCCTTTATTATTAACCAAAGTCCAATAGCTATTAGTATTTGTGAAACTGAAACGCTAACATTAGACGTTGATGAAGTTACAAATGCCAATTATGAATGGACAGGTCCTAATGGATATTCTGCTAAGACAAGAGAAATTTCTATTCCTAATACAACTACTAAAATGTCTGGAGAATATATTGTTAATGTTACTGCCACTAACTGTAAAGGTGTGGAAGAAACTAAAACTAAAACTGCTACAGTTACTATTAATCCAAATTCCTTTAGTATTAACGAAACTCCTTTGCCTATTACTGTTTGTGAAAATCAAACTATTGAACTGGAAATTGATGAAGTAGAAAATGCTATTTATTCTTGGATTGGTCCTAATGGATTTACAGCGAATACTAGACAAATTTCAATCCCAAATGCCACAGCTACTATGGCTGGAGACTACACCGTTACTGTAACTGCTAAAAACTGCCAAGGAACAGATGAATCTAAAACTAGTACAATAAATGTATCCATAAACAATGATTCTTTTAGTATAAACTCTTCTCCTACTCCTATTAGTATCTGTGAAAATGAAACATTAACTCTAGAAATAAATCAAGTACCAAATGCAACTTACTCTTGGATTGGCCCCAATGGTTTTACTGCGAATACTAGACAGATTTCAATCCCAAATACCACTGTTGATATGACTGGGGATTATACCGTTACTGTAACTGCTAAAAACTGCCAAGGTACTGATGAATCAAAATCTAGTACTACTCAAGTTACTATAAATGCCAATAGTTTTATTATAAATGAAAATCCTAATCCTCTTAATGTTTGTGAAAAAACTTTAATTTCTCTAGAAATTGATGAAGTTACAGATGCCAAATACCATTGGATTGGCCCTAATAATTTTGAAGCAGACACTAGAATTGTTGAAATTCCTAATGCTAGCTTAGAAATGAGTGGAGATTATACAGTTGCGGTTACCGCTATAAACTGTTTAGGTATAGAAGAAACAAAATTAAGCACAGTAGTAGTTACTGTCAGTTTAGAAACTTTTCCTGTAAACCAAGCCCCACAACCTGTAAATGTATGCCTAGACGAAAGAATTGAATTAGAAATTGACGCTATTCCTAATGCTTCTTATTCATGGGAAGGCCCCAACAACTTTACTGCAACTACTAGAGAAGTAGCTATTCCTAATGCATCTATAGACATGACTGGTAACTATATTATTACCACTACTATTACCAATTGTCTTAACGAAGAAGTATCTCAAACCAACAGAGTACTGGTAACAGTAACAGATTGTTCTGGAACTCCAACAACAACTATTCCTTCATTTTTCACACCAAATCAAGATGGAATTAATGACACTTGGACGGTTGATAATAACCTTTTTTCATTCACAACCATAAACATATACAACCGTTTTGGTAAATTAATAAAACAACTTACTCCCGAAAATAATAGTTGGGACGGTACTTACAACGGCAGAAACATGCCTTCAAACGATTATTGGTATGTTATCAATTATGTTGATAAACCTCAAGACAAAGGACATTTTAGTTTACTGAGAAAGTAAAAATCATTATCACACTCATCTGCAAAAAAAATCAAACTTGATTTACAAAACACATTGTAAATCAAGTTTGCCTTGTATTATTTTTAATTTTTAAATTATGAAAAACTTATTAATTATTTTTTTTGCTTTATTTACATTATTGCTTTACTCACAAAAATCAATCAATATTTGCACACAAACCAAAAACATTTACAAAGAAAAAAATAACATAAAGAGAGTACCTCTCAAATCTATATCCTTTATAAATACTAAAGCGTATACACAAAGTATACATAACGCCATAGCTACATGGAATATTCCTGGTGCTTATCGTACCTATGCAATAGGAACAAAACCGGGAAAAGCAGATATAGAATACTATGGAGGTATTTCTTATTACCTTAGAAATACTCCAGGAGCTAGCTACCAAGAGCTAAAAAAATCTGCTCTTAAACAAGGGACTATTTTTAACATATCTGACACTTTCTATATATCATTATGGAATGGAGAAGGTAACGATTTAATTAGCCCTGATTGGATATCTCCTCCTTTAAAGTTTGAATGGGAAAATCTTGGTTCAAAAACCAATAAACTTGAAATTAATATAGAAACAAAATTCGGTGTAGCTAATTCTACTCCGTTCACACTTGAACAACAAAACAAAATAAAAGACTTCTTGGATAAAGTAACTCCCATTATTCTTGATGTTTATGGCCCTCCTGCTAGAAACTCATTCGTAGATATATTAAATGATGAGCATAATAATGATAAGGGCATATACTATAAAAAAACAAATACTTTAGAAATAAAATATTCCGAATCTAAGGGTGATTTTTCAAAACCTAGATTGTTAGTCCATGAAATTCTTCACGCATATCGAGACAATGTTATTTTAACCGCTAATAGTGAATGGAATCATGACGATACACTTAGTGGTTTTGAAGAAGGAATGGTAGAAAGTGCTGCAATTATAATCATGGATAAGTTTATTGAACATTATCCTACTTTTTTTTCTGACCTAGGATACAGAAAGTATTGGTCTTCTGTTCCAGGGATGGCCTTTGATTGGGACTACGACTTTCAAAACCACTCACAATTAACTACAACTGACTTCTTTTCTAGTGGTAATAGTACTGGAGCAGCTTTTGAAAGATATGGTACAGCCCAAACCTGTATGCAAAAAATGTATATTGAAAACTCAAATGTTTTTAAAGATTTTAATCAAGAATACTACAATAGGTTAAATTCTAATCATGATTTAAGCCCAACTAAAGAATTAATAGTATCTATATTTGAAAAAATTCTTCCTAAAGTAGAGCAAACTCCTATAAAAAAATGGATAAATGAACAGCATATACTTGACTGTAAAGTTACACCTGGTAATAAAGTTCATTTATTTACCTATCACCCCAGTCCTGCTTCACCAAGAATTAGAACTCTGGATAATAGAATACACATATATCAAACTCAAGATTTACCAGGAGGGAATGAATGGACATGGATTGAAATGAACACTAGTGATAACACACCTAAATATAGATGGTTTAACCAAACCAATAACTTAGATGGGGTTTTAAACATTTACAACTACAAAAACACTATAAACCAATCAATTAACATAAAAAACAATAAAAAAAGATTAGCTGAAGGAAAAAAAGAAGGTATAGGACCTTATCAAGGCTATAATCATTACACTTACAATGGTATATACACTGCTGAAGACGGAGAAAATGATTGTACACAACCTGGTTGTGGTAAGCGTCCAGACTATACCGAAACACATAGTTTTTATTCAACCTCACATAATTCAAAAATACATCAAGATATACCTACTGATTTCCCAGACCCTAGCTCACAAATTATCACTGGATTAGAAGAATTTGGACTTTATAGATATGACATTAGTTTTGAAGAAGGTAAATTTCATGGTACTTATTATCGCCTTCATGGATTGGATTTAGTAAAAACTGATGGCATATTTGGAGGTATTAAATCTATAGA encodes the following:
- a CDS encoding YkgJ family cysteine cluster protein, translating into MDKDLQNLPKLAKEALQENKKYFQKLKKRTPKRLDLLMQEIHEEEFERTDCLTCGNCCKTTSPMFTYKDIERIAKHLKMKVADFVAQYLRIDEDDYHVLKTAPCAFLDESDNTCFIYDVRPKACAEYPHTNRKKFIQLANLTIKNTEVCPATYRIVEELKKRLPQ
- a CDS encoding T9SS type B sorting domain-containing protein, with protein sequence MLSKKRIFFALTSMLCLAVNAQETQKAQVCLSPDKAYVRSLAFEKKTTNKNKANALPPTNTRAYTQSIHNAIARWDTGSYYRFSIGTAAGLNDISRGNLLRNSDKHTRGHSYEELRKTALAQGNTFSIGDTFYFSLYETSSDTTPSWVSPALKFEVETLGAATNNLTVNIETNYGVNGLGGFTTAQRDKMKAFYDLVNPIVKEVYGPPARNHEVQILNDGNAVGTNTFYNGPNQISTTYKLNRDGDLDQPRLMIHELVHAYRDNVVLSSNEEWHYLPVLSGFEEGMAEAVALIVMNLFIDRYPNFFSGDEFKVYWGHSRGMPFDWDYDFQNHEQLTTTDFFSSDIGTGAHWERYGTSQAAMQKMYIEDKEVFKKFNAEYYRRLTTSPNLIPNRDFIISIFKKILPEVERTPVEKWINEQRILDCKVTPGNKVHMLTFHSVSPPRMHALDNRLHVIQTQNLPWGNEWSWDEDDPTNPDNSKRWYIQTNNLDGNLSIYNYDNTINQSVAIKNDKRSRSKGVAPYLGPYQGPNLLRYNGTFTGNDGKNDCTQPGCGKRPEAIENHNFVSASTDDRNHSDLPNNLPDPNSQIVSGLTDLGLYKYDISFEGGKYKGTYYRLHGQDLVQKEGIIGGIKSKNDSQLIKGKLIIEHENYGEEPEVAINNGAFISERSWTSILETSPTRQGGRSDRRYSTPGKVHAIYISEDCTEQKIDFRNITYGDGLTGSQLFLFTVENFEDIVFTPSDDVSICKDESFTLNVTNNFPDILDNDSRITYKWLDPDKNEIATTKQHEVTNAQKEQEGTYTLEIKFFGCTLTYEVKVLINAETFTVKTPENLSICESETIELEANEIEDATYTWIGPNGYTANTRQISIPNTTVTMSGDYIVTVSAKNCQGNNVTGTSTTKVTISPSSFIINQSPIAISICETETLTLDVDEVTNANYEWTGPNGYSAKTREISIPNTTTKMSGEYIVNVTATNCKGVEETKTKTATVTINPNSFSINETPLPITVCENQTIELEIDEVENAIYSWIGPNGFTANTRQISIPNATATMAGDYTVTVTAKNCQGTDESKTSTINVSINNDSFSINSSPTPISICENETLTLEINQVPNATYSWIGPNGFTANTRQISIPNTTVDMTGDYTVTVTAKNCQGTDESKSSTTQVTINANSFIINENPNPLNVCEKTLISLEIDEVTDAKYHWIGPNNFEADTRIVEIPNASLEMSGDYTVAVTAINCLGIEETKLSTVVVTVSLETFPVNQAPQPVNVCLDERIELEIDAIPNASYSWEGPNNFTATTREVAIPNASIDMTGNYIITTTITNCLNEEVSQTNRVLVTVTDCSGTPTTTIPSFFTPNQDGINDTWTVDNNLFSFTTINIYNRFGKLIKQLTPENNSWDGTYNGRNMPSNDYWYVINYVDKPQDKGHFSLLRK
- a CDS encoding PKD domain-containing protein, translated to MKNLLIIFFALFTLLLYSQKSINICTQTKNIYKEKNNIKRVPLKSISFINTKAYTQSIHNAIATWNIPGAYRTYAIGTKPGKADIEYYGGISYYLRNTPGASYQELKKSALKQGTIFNISDTFYISLWNGEGNDLISPDWISPPLKFEWENLGSKTNKLEINIETKFGVANSTPFTLEQQNKIKDFLDKVTPIILDVYGPPARNSFVDILNDEHNNDKGIYYKKTNTLEIKYSESKGDFSKPRLLVHEILHAYRDNVILTANSEWNHDDTLSGFEEGMVESAAIIIMDKFIEHYPTFFSDLGYRKYWSSVPGMAFDWDYDFQNHSQLTTTDFFSSGNSTGAAFERYGTAQTCMQKMYIENSNVFKDFNQEYYNRLNSNHDLSPTKELIVSIFEKILPKVEQTPIKKWINEQHILDCKVTPGNKVHLFTYHPSPASPRIRTLDNRIHIYQTQDLPGGNEWTWIEMNTSDNTPKYRWFNQTNNLDGVLNIYNYKNTINQSINIKNNKKRLAEGKKEGIGPYQGYNHYTYNGIYTAEDGENDCTQPGCGKRPDYTETHSFYSTSHNSKIHQDIPTDFPDPSSQIITGLEEFGLYRYDISFEEGKFHGTYYRLHGLDLVKTDGIFGGIKSIDKTKLIKGKLIFEHEKYGEEEEITIKNGGFLSKRKWASVPVTNPNRKGGRNDTKRTKPGRTSIIYISEDCTEQKIDFRNVTYGDNLTGSHLFLFTVENFEDIVFTPSDDVSICKDESFTLNVANNFPDILDNDSRITYKWLDPDKNEIATTKQHEVTNAQKEQEGTYTLEINFFGCTLTYEVKVLINAETFTVKTPENLSICESETIELEANEIEDATYTWIGPNGYTANTRQISIPNTTVTMSGDYIVTVSAKNCQGNNVTGTSTTKVTISPSSFIINQSPIAISICETKTLTLDVDEVTNANYEWTGPNGYSANTREISIPNTTTKMSGEYVVNVTATNCKGVEETKTKTATVTINPNSFSINETPLPITVCENQTIELEIDEVENAIYSWIGPNGFTANTRQISIPNATATMAGDYTVTVTAKNCQGTDESKTSTINVSINNDSFSINSSPTPISICENETLALEINQVPNATYSWICPMVLLRILDRFQSQIPLLI